One segment of Zonotrichia albicollis isolate bZonAlb1 chromosome 4, bZonAlb1.hap1, whole genome shotgun sequence DNA contains the following:
- the SMIM45 gene encoding small integral membrane protein 45, protein MPHFLDWFVPVYLMISILILVGFGACIYYFEPGLQEAHKWRTQRPIMERDLRKTLMIRDNLAFGVPEV, encoded by the coding sequence ATGCCCCACTTCTTGGATTGGTTTGTGCCCGTGTATCTGATGATCTCCATTCTCATCCTGGTGGGCTTTGGAGCTTGCATTTACTACTTTGAACCAGGACTCCAGGAAGCCCATAAGTGGCGAACACAGAGGCCAATCATGGAGCGAGACCTTCGGAAGACGCTGATGATTCGGGACAACCTGGCCTTTGGGGTGCCTGAGGTCTGA